From Manduca sexta isolate Smith_Timp_Sample1 chromosome 21, JHU_Msex_v1.0, whole genome shotgun sequence, the proteins below share one genomic window:
- the LOC115444822 gene encoding lachesin, translating to MIASNGPKSLFPRFVEPVPNVTVTVGRDALLACVVEDLRGYKVAWVRVDTQTILSIHHNIITQNARISLSYNDHRSWYLHIKNVQEVDRGWYMCQVNTDPMRSRKGYLQVVVPPMIIDNMTSTDMVVREGTNVTMVCRATGYPEPYVMWRREDGQEFNCNGESVNVVDGENLTISKVSRLHMGAYLCIASNGVPPSISKRVVLMVQFPPMLSIPNQLEAAYIGQDVTLECHTEAYPSSINYWTTDRGDMIISGNKYITTLSDDSYSRKMKLTIRRVSSRDFSSYRCVAKNSLGETDGLIRLDEIPAPSTTSTTVNYVPTFPSKKKGKHKNRWRDSSAENRVIGDYEVEEWKDVDYESTQSSGSSMARSVLLGVVASLLIIS from the exons ATGATAGCGAGTAACGGACCAA AATCTCTGTTCCCCCGGTTCGTGGAGCCGGTGCCTAATGTAACAGTAACTGTGGGCCGTGACGCGCTTCTCGCCTGCGTCGTCGAAGATTTGCGAGGATACAAG GTGGCATGGGTGCGTGTCGATACGCAAACAATTCTGAGCATCCATCACAACATAATAACTCAGAATGCTCGTATCAGCCTTTCGTACAACGACCACCGCTCTTGGTACCTTCATATTAAGAACGTGCAGGAAGTTGATCGTGGGTGGTACATGTGTCAAGTCAATACAGATCCGATGCGCTCTAGGAAAGGATATCTCCAAGTTGTAG TGCCCCCGATGATAATAGACAACATGACATCTACGGACATGGTCGTAAGAGAAGGTACAAACGTGACCATGGTTTGCAGAGCCACTGGGTACCCTGAACCTTACGTCATGTGGCGTCGCGAAGACGGTCAAGAGTTCAACTGCAATGGAGAATCtg TAAACGTCGTTGATGGGGAAAATCTGACCATCTCCAAGGTATCAAGACTTCACATGGGCGCTTACTTGTGCATAGCTTCGAACGGCGTGCCTCCATCGATCAGCAAGCGAGTCGTGCTTATGGTCCAAT TTCCGCCGATGCTGTCCATTCCAAATCAATTGGAGGCTGCGTATATTGGTCAAGACGTGACGCTGGAATGCCACACCGAAGCTTATCCCTCTTCTATCAACTATTGGACCACTGATCGAGGAGACATGATCATTTCAG GAAATAAATACATCACAACACTGAGTGACGACAGCTACAGCCGCAAGATGAAATTGACTATAAGAAGAGTGTCATCGAGAGATTTCTCCTCGTATCGGTGCGTCGCTAAGAATTCCCTCGGAGAGACAGATGGCCTCATTCGACTTGACG AGATACCAGCGCCCTCCACAACTAGCACAACAGTTAATTATGTGCCAACGTTTCCTTCTAAGAAAAAAG gtaaacataaaaatcgatGGCGGGACAGCTCCGCTGAAAACAGAGTCATAGGAGACTACGAGGTGGAGGAATGGAAGGATGTTG attatgaGTCAACCCAATCGTCCGGGTCGTCAATGGCTCGCAGCGTCTTGCTCGGCGTCGTAGCGAGTCTGCTGATAATCAGCTGA